One region of Arthrobacter sp. StoSoilB22 genomic DNA includes:
- a CDS encoding rhodanese-related sulfurtransferase, translated as MAQNRIVLFYGFTPIADPDAVRLWQRALCEKLGLTGRILISKDGINATVGGELNNMKQYVKTTREYKGFHGIDFKWSEGGAADFPRLSVKVRDEIVSFGAPGELKVDANGVVGGGKHLQPEELHALVDAKKSSGEDVVFFDGRNAFEAQIGKFKDAIVPDVDTTHDFIKELDSGKYDSLKDKPVVTYCTGGIRCEVLSSLMVNRGFKEVYQLDGGIVRYGETFKDQGLWEGSLYVFDKRMHVEFSEEAKTIGECVRCAAPTNKFENCSNLSCRTLTLYCAECASSPETLRCPGGCEAA; from the coding sequence GTGGCTCAGAACCGAATTGTGCTCTTCTATGGCTTTACTCCGATCGCCGACCCCGACGCCGTGCGTCTGTGGCAGCGTGCCCTCTGCGAAAAGCTGGGTCTCACCGGCAGGATCCTGATCTCAAAGGACGGCATCAACGCCACGGTGGGCGGCGAGCTCAACAACATGAAGCAGTATGTGAAGACCACCCGTGAATACAAGGGCTTTCATGGCATCGACTTCAAGTGGTCAGAGGGGGGCGCTGCAGATTTCCCGCGCCTCAGCGTCAAAGTGCGCGATGAGATCGTGTCGTTCGGTGCGCCCGGTGAGCTGAAGGTGGACGCCAACGGCGTGGTGGGCGGCGGAAAGCACCTCCAACCGGAGGAACTGCACGCATTGGTGGATGCCAAGAAGTCCAGTGGCGAAGACGTGGTGTTCTTTGACGGCCGCAACGCGTTCGAAGCCCAAATCGGCAAGTTCAAGGACGCAATCGTCCCGGACGTGGACACCACCCACGATTTCATCAAGGAACTCGATTCGGGCAAGTACGACTCCCTCAAGGACAAGCCCGTTGTCACCTACTGCACGGGCGGTATCCGCTGCGAAGTGCTGTCCAGCCTGATGGTCAACAGGGGCTTCAAAGAGGTGTACCAGCTGGATGGCGGGATTGTCCGCTACGGCGAGACCTTCAAGGATCAAGGACTGTGGGAGGGCTCTCTGTACGTCTTCGATAAGCGCATGCATGTCGAGTTCAGCGAGGAAGCCAAAACCATTGGTGAATGCGTCCGCTGTGCGGCTCCCACCAACAAGTTTGAGAACTGCTCAAACCTCAGCTGCCGTACTTTGACCCTTTACTGCGCGGAATGTGCCTCCAGCCCGGAAACACTCCGCTGCCCCGGAGGCTGCGAAGCCGCCTGA
- a CDS encoding GNAT family N-acetyltransferase yields MSPDALVEDIAHLLEVWVAGWSGCRGYELRQEGRFPAALRADKTGDWEYFAHDPSDEEFAVLADKTAEAPTRVLTILTNDVQRYKYLAEQRGLTVTSASQTMMIVDMETQDAEDPWLPDDDLELATSESNGVHYAVVHSGEQVAASGRVYVVNGTAIFDKIVTEPDFQRRGLGSFIMKALAAQAFAHDVENGLLLASLDGQKLYSHLGWDVVCHVLMMSSGTEGSDLSGA; encoded by the coding sequence ATGAGTCCAGACGCCTTGGTTGAAGACATTGCGCACCTCTTGGAAGTCTGGGTAGCCGGCTGGTCCGGCTGCCGCGGCTATGAACTACGCCAAGAGGGCCGCTTCCCTGCCGCACTTCGCGCCGACAAAACCGGTGACTGGGAGTATTTCGCCCACGATCCGTCAGACGAAGAATTCGCCGTCCTGGCTGACAAGACGGCAGAAGCTCCAACCCGGGTCCTGACGATCCTCACCAACGATGTCCAACGGTACAAATACCTCGCTGAACAGCGCGGACTGACGGTGACCTCCGCGTCCCAGACCATGATGATCGTGGACATGGAAACTCAGGATGCCGAGGATCCGTGGCTCCCTGACGACGATCTGGAGCTGGCTACCTCGGAATCCAACGGTGTCCATTACGCGGTGGTCCATTCCGGCGAGCAGGTGGCTGCCAGCGGCCGGGTGTATGTGGTCAACGGCACGGCCATCTTCGACAAGATCGTCACCGAACCCGATTTTCAACGCCGCGGCTTGGGCAGTTTCATCATGAAGGCCTTGGCGGCACAAGCCTTCGCGCACGATGTGGAGAATGGTCTGCTCCTGGCATCGTTGGACGGCCAAAAGCTCTACTCCCATCTGGGATGGGACGTGGTGTGCCACGTCCTTATGATGTCCAGCGGCACCGAAGGATCGGACCTCTCAGGAGCATAG
- a CDS encoding DEAD/DEAH box helicase: MAAPNSMISLLGRTPDPEQLRHVHTIPARKAVNEPWPGWVHPDVVAAYGSLGIHEPYRHQIQAADLAHSGQHVVIATGTASGKSLAYQLPALDAIHRSELRVLSDPGKIHDDGAVTLYLSPTKALAADQLAAIRSLKLPTVRAETYDGDTDVSSRRWIRDHANFILANPDMLHFGILPNHTWWARFFRRLRYVIVDEAHSYRGVFGSHVANLMRRLRRICAYYGAGTSFPEPVFIAASATASDPGVSFGRLIGAPVREVSEDCSPHGSTTVAFWEPALTDVKGENGAKQRRTAVAETADILANLVSSRVRTIAFIKSRRGAESIASITKRLLDEVDPSLPGRVAAYRSGYLPEERRALEQALRSGQLLGVSSTSALELGIDISGLDAVLVAGWPGTRASLFQQIGRAGRAGQDAIAAFVASDDPLDTYLVNHPEAIFDVSVEATVFDPGNPYVLGPHLCAAAAELPIGPAELDLFGPTAEGLLDRLVVQGYLRKRPAGWFWTHPESAAGMVNLRADGGGPVSIVDAETGSLLGTMDSPQTHYQAHTGAIYVHQGESYLVEDLNEADHCVMVRRVNPDFYTTARDVTQIEVLETSRSVQWGDITVHFGDVKVTTQVVSFQRKALISNEILGEEPLDLRARDLFTKAVWFVVDNRSLHRAGLVEAEFPGALHAAEHAAIGLLPLVASSDRWDIGGVSTALHADTGVPTIFVYDGHPGGAGFAERGFEKAKIWLTATREAIKACECDAGCPSCVQSPKCGNKNNPLDKAAAITLLNVLLKDAS; the protein is encoded by the coding sequence GTGGCTGCACCAAATTCAATGATCTCCTTGCTGGGCCGGACGCCGGACCCTGAGCAGCTGCGCCATGTCCACACCATCCCCGCCCGGAAAGCGGTCAATGAGCCCTGGCCCGGCTGGGTCCATCCGGACGTTGTGGCAGCCTACGGTTCCCTGGGCATCCACGAACCGTACCGGCACCAGATCCAGGCGGCAGACCTCGCCCATTCCGGACAGCATGTTGTGATTGCCACGGGAACTGCTTCGGGAAAGTCGCTCGCCTACCAGTTGCCGGCGTTGGATGCGATACACCGTTCCGAGTTGCGGGTCTTGTCAGATCCCGGCAAGATCCACGACGACGGCGCCGTTACGCTCTACCTATCCCCTACCAAGGCCTTGGCAGCAGACCAGCTGGCAGCAATCCGCTCGCTGAAGTTACCCACGGTCCGGGCTGAAACCTATGACGGGGATACTGACGTCTCCTCCCGGCGGTGGATTCGTGACCACGCCAACTTCATCCTCGCCAACCCGGACATGCTGCACTTCGGCATCCTTCCCAACCACACATGGTGGGCCAGGTTCTTCCGGCGGCTGCGCTACGTGATTGTAGACGAAGCACATAGTTATCGCGGCGTGTTCGGCTCGCACGTGGCCAATCTGATGCGACGACTCCGCCGGATCTGCGCCTACTACGGGGCTGGGACCTCCTTCCCCGAGCCGGTGTTCATTGCCGCTTCCGCCACGGCCTCGGACCCCGGGGTTTCCTTTGGGCGGCTCATCGGCGCTCCCGTCCGGGAAGTTTCCGAAGACTGCTCGCCCCACGGTTCCACGACGGTGGCGTTCTGGGAACCGGCCCTCACCGACGTCAAGGGCGAGAACGGCGCCAAGCAGAGGAGGACGGCCGTAGCTGAGACTGCGGACATCCTGGCGAACCTCGTCTCTTCCCGTGTCAGGACCATCGCGTTCATCAAGTCGCGTCGCGGCGCCGAGTCCATTGCGTCCATCACCAAAAGACTGCTGGACGAAGTGGACCCTAGTCTTCCTGGCCGGGTGGCCGCCTACCGTTCCGGGTATCTCCCCGAGGAGCGGCGGGCCTTGGAACAGGCTTTGAGATCAGGGCAATTGCTGGGGGTCTCCAGCACTTCCGCCTTGGAACTTGGCATCGATATCTCGGGCCTTGATGCCGTGCTGGTAGCTGGATGGCCCGGCACCCGGGCTTCGCTCTTTCAGCAGATCGGCCGAGCAGGACGGGCAGGGCAGGACGCCATTGCCGCCTTCGTGGCAAGCGATGACCCCTTGGATACGTATCTGGTGAACCATCCCGAGGCCATCTTTGACGTGTCGGTTGAGGCCACCGTCTTCGATCCCGGCAACCCGTACGTCCTTGGCCCGCACCTGTGCGCGGCAGCAGCCGAATTGCCGATCGGACCCGCCGAGCTTGACCTGTTTGGGCCGACTGCCGAGGGGCTTCTGGACCGTTTGGTAGTTCAGGGGTACCTTCGAAAGAGGCCCGCCGGATGGTTCTGGACCCACCCTGAGAGTGCCGCAGGCATGGTGAACCTCCGGGCCGACGGCGGCGGTCCTGTCAGCATCGTTGACGCTGAAACCGGGTCCCTCCTGGGAACCATGGACTCGCCGCAAACCCATTACCAGGCGCACACGGGTGCCATCTACGTCCATCAAGGCGAGAGCTACCTGGTGGAGGACCTCAACGAAGCCGACCACTGCGTGATGGTGCGCCGGGTCAACCCCGACTTCTACACCACGGCACGGGACGTAACCCAGATCGAGGTCCTTGAAACTTCCCGTTCCGTCCAGTGGGGCGACATCACCGTGCACTTTGGGGACGTCAAAGTAACTACCCAAGTGGTCTCCTTCCAACGCAAGGCCTTGATTTCCAATGAGATCCTCGGCGAGGAACCCCTCGATTTGCGAGCAAGGGACCTGTTTACCAAGGCCGTGTGGTTCGTGGTGGACAACCGTTCGCTGCACAGAGCCGGGCTGGTGGAAGCGGAGTTCCCCGGGGCGCTGCATGCGGCTGAACATGCTGCAATTGGGCTCCTCCCTTTGGTGGCGTCCAGCGACCGCTGGGATATCGGCGGGGTATCCACTGCCTTGCATGCCGACACAGGGGTACCAACGATTTTCGTTTACGACGGCCACCCTGGTGGCGCCGGGTTCGCTGAGCGGGGCTTTGAGAAGGCCAAGATATGGCTGACAGCCACCCGGGAAGCCATCAAGGCCTGTGAGTGTGATGCCGGCTGCCCGTCCTGTGTTCAGTCCCCCAAGTGCGGCAACAAGAACAACCCGCTGGACAAGGCAGCCGCCATCACCCTCCTGAACGTCCTGTTGAAGGACGCCAGCTAG
- a CDS encoding Rv3654c family TadE-like protein, translating to MKNLWPNTEHEGGAGTVLALALGAVVMLLLLGLLLLAQAGVMASRAASAADLAALAAADAARGLTSGEPCAVAASVAGKHDAKITSCSVAGGVVEVGTELAHPFQWGVATGRARAGPPP from the coding sequence GTGAAAAACCTTTGGCCAAACACCGAGCATGAAGGCGGCGCTGGCACCGTGCTGGCGCTGGCCTTGGGCGCGGTGGTCATGCTGCTGTTGCTGGGCTTGCTCCTACTGGCGCAGGCCGGAGTGATGGCATCCCGGGCGGCGTCTGCGGCTGACCTGGCAGCGCTGGCCGCCGCAGATGCGGCCCGGGGGCTTACGTCCGGGGAGCCTTGCGCCGTTGCCGCAAGTGTGGCCGGGAAGCACGATGCAAAGATCACGTCCTGCAGTGTTGCTGGTGGGGTGGTGGAGGTCGGCACGGAGCTGGCCCATCCCTTCCAGTGGGGCGTTGCCACTGGCCGTGCACGAGCCGGACCTCCTCCTTAG
- a CDS encoding TadE family type IV pilus minor pilin, whose translation MTALLPADRRSRNAKEKGAVTAEFAVALPAVVLLLAFLLAGGAAGITQLRLEEAARAGARASARGEASGSVDGIVKRLAGGGVTSSINGDGEWVTVTASSAVGGALGPLIPWTLKASATARAEVGTP comes from the coding sequence ATGACCGCTCTGCTGCCTGCCGACAGGAGATCCCGGAATGCAAAGGAAAAGGGTGCTGTCACTGCGGAGTTCGCGGTCGCTTTGCCGGCCGTTGTGTTGCTCCTGGCATTCCTGCTGGCAGGCGGCGCCGCAGGTATCACCCAACTCAGGCTGGAGGAGGCGGCGAGGGCAGGAGCACGAGCCTCGGCGCGGGGTGAGGCCTCCGGCTCGGTGGATGGGATCGTCAAGCGGCTTGCCGGGGGAGGCGTTACGTCGTCAATAAACGGGGACGGCGAGTGGGTCACAGTGACTGCTTCCTCGGCAGTTGGCGGGGCTTTGGGCCCGTTGATCCCATGGACGCTGAAGGCCTCGGCTACAGCACGGGCAGAAGTGGGCACCCCGTGA
- a CDS encoding DUF4244 domain-containing protein: protein MKTLSATLPGLLSDMPRDRPAPVEFLGAPFEEPQTTQHEELSEYELDHNDPERFGFEDELLQLGLGFGDLAESEDGPCEDEGFWSRLSTRTKLMGSEMGMATAEYAIATLAAVGLAGLLVVILRSEEVRGFLLNLIRTALSLP, encoded by the coding sequence ATGAAAACACTGTCCGCTACGCTTCCAGGCCTCCTGAGTGATATGCCGCGGGATCGGCCGGCTCCCGTTGAATTCCTTGGGGCTCCCTTCGAGGAACCACAGACGACCCAGCATGAGGAACTCTCCGAGTACGAGCTCGACCACAACGATCCCGAGCGATTCGGTTTCGAGGACGAGCTCCTGCAGTTAGGACTCGGCTTCGGGGATCTTGCGGAGTCCGAGGACGGCCCATGTGAGGACGAAGGCTTCTGGTCAAGGTTAAGCACACGGACAAAGCTGATGGGATCGGAAATGGGCATGGCCACGGCCGAGTATGCCATTGCTACCCTTGCCGCCGTAGGCCTGGCGGGTTTGTTGGTAGTTATCCTCCGGAGCGAAGAGGTCCGCGGCTTCCTGCTCAACCTGATCCGTACGGCGTTGTCCCTGCCATGA
- a CDS encoding type II secretion system F family protein, producing MHQTPVLVMIAVMVLAAILSFAAPARLGTQLPSRGRDSAAAQESSASTPPEQDADGLRDTAMMLELVASMLDAGAGIGRALELIAKCASPPIRHSLRPVVAALALGADWETAWRTPTKHAPEVVRLKDALAFAALTGAPSASILYAQAARERREQFRAAEKRAAALGVKLVVPLGLCSLPAFICLGIVPVLIAMLPSG from the coding sequence ATGCACCAGACGCCGGTGTTAGTGATGATCGCGGTCATGGTGCTCGCAGCAATCCTGAGCTTCGCGGCGCCCGCACGGTTGGGAACTCAGTTGCCGTCCCGGGGAAGGGACTCAGCAGCGGCGCAGGAGTCCTCCGCATCAACCCCACCGGAACAGGATGCAGACGGACTGCGCGATACGGCAATGATGCTGGAATTGGTGGCTTCCATGCTCGACGCCGGAGCCGGAATCGGGCGGGCATTGGAACTTATCGCCAAGTGCGCGTCTCCTCCCATCAGGCATTCTCTCCGGCCCGTTGTTGCCGCGCTGGCCCTCGGTGCCGACTGGGAGACTGCCTGGCGGACGCCCACCAAGCACGCCCCTGAAGTGGTCCGCCTCAAGGATGCGTTGGCTTTCGCGGCGCTGACTGGTGCGCCGTCTGCCTCTATCCTCTATGCACAAGCGGCGAGGGAGCGGCGCGAGCAGTTCCGGGCCGCGGAGAAGCGGGCAGCTGCCTTGGGCGTGAAGCTTGTAGTTCCTCTGGGTCTCTGCTCCCTGCCTGCTTTTATCTGCCTTGGCATTGTCCCGGTCCTGATCGCCATGCTCCCCTCGGGGTGA
- a CDS encoding TadA family conjugal transfer-associated ATPase has protein sequence MSIFAEGTRRRQGRRLDSVLLETVRESVLAGSGPVTPSTVAAAVQASGRLLGTAGALEAAESINAELNGLGPLQPLAQDPAVTDIFVNGPDSVWLDRGNGLERSSVHFDTEQQIRSLATRLVSAGGRRLDDGSPCVDVRLNGGYRVHAVLAPISTAGTLLSIRIRRDEVFTLAELRESGMFSEHVESVLRAVMANKLSFLISGATGSGKTTLLSTMLGLSHPAERLVLIEDAAELNPVHPHVVTLESRHGNLEGGGALDLGELVRQALRMRPDRLIVGECRGAEVRELLTALNTGHTGGGGTIHANTAEAVPARLVALGALAGLNAEAVRLQVSSALDVVIHVDRTPSGRKVASIGVVTDTRQQQKVVPALSWSPAGMTPGPAWPELASRLSLAPLEMDHLPVQEVDRPEPDDPPRRRSRKTANPTSTGSRPVGMHNFGDIR, from the coding sequence GTGAGCATCTTTGCCGAGGGGACCCGCCGCCGGCAGGGCCGCAGGCTGGACTCGGTCCTCCTTGAAACGGTGCGGGAATCAGTGCTCGCAGGGAGCGGACCCGTGACTCCCTCTACTGTCGCAGCAGCAGTGCAGGCTAGCGGCAGATTACTCGGGACTGCCGGAGCGTTGGAGGCGGCCGAATCCATCAACGCGGAACTGAACGGATTAGGGCCCCTCCAGCCGCTCGCACAAGATCCTGCCGTCACGGACATCTTTGTCAACGGCCCTGATTCCGTGTGGTTGGACCGCGGGAACGGCCTGGAACGTTCTTCAGTTCATTTCGACACCGAACAACAGATCAGGTCGCTGGCCACCCGCCTGGTCTCAGCCGGGGGAAGGAGACTGGACGACGGTTCCCCGTGCGTGGACGTCCGGCTCAACGGCGGATACCGGGTCCACGCAGTCCTCGCTCCCATATCAACGGCAGGGACGTTGCTGTCCATTCGAATCCGCCGGGACGAAGTGTTTACCCTCGCCGAGTTGCGGGAATCCGGCATGTTTTCGGAGCACGTTGAGTCGGTTCTTCGTGCCGTCATGGCCAACAAACTGAGTTTCCTCATTAGCGGTGCCACCGGCTCAGGAAAGACAACCCTGCTCTCCACCATGCTCGGGCTGAGCCATCCGGCGGAACGTTTAGTACTGATAGAGGACGCCGCAGAGCTCAACCCTGTTCACCCGCATGTTGTCACGCTGGAATCCCGCCACGGAAACCTTGAGGGCGGAGGTGCACTGGACCTCGGAGAGCTGGTCCGCCAAGCACTGCGCATGCGGCCGGACAGGCTGATCGTGGGGGAATGCCGTGGCGCTGAAGTCCGCGAATTGCTGACCGCACTCAACACTGGCCACACCGGTGGTGGTGGCACTATCCACGCCAACACCGCAGAGGCCGTGCCGGCACGGTTGGTGGCCCTCGGCGCCTTGGCGGGGTTGAACGCCGAAGCCGTTCGGTTGCAGGTCTCCAGCGCCCTTGACGTCGTGATCCACGTAGACCGAACACCATCGGGACGGAAGGTCGCGTCCATCGGAGTAGTCACAGACACACGGCAACAGCAAAAGGTTGTGCCGGCCCTCAGCTGGAGCCCGGCAGGAATGACACCAGGGCCGGCATGGCCGGAACTTGCCTCCCGGCTCTCGCTGGCACCGCTGGAGATGGACCATCTACCCGTACAGGAAGTCGACCGGCCGGAACCTGATGACCCGCCACGGCGCAGGTCCCGGAAGACGGCCAATCCAACATCAACCGGGTCACGTCCGGTGGGGATGCATAACTTCGGGGATATCCGGTGA
- the ssd gene encoding septum site-determining protein Ssd: MSKRDRRQRQPAHIQQTTDNYGHPHKKAVEGDPDGSWLPREAVGILLVSADSYLQEEAKRIVAAAGGSLRLAADVAEAVHGWDNADVVLVGSDIRDLPPRRRAPTVLLGKASEGDGLWRLAASLGAERVAVLPEAAAWLAEHLSMSGSPDPGGTVMGIIGGSGGAGTTTTAIWLAQAAAGHGISTMLIDGDRWGGGLELAVTADEVPGLRWPDFAETRGSIDPSQFRDSLPVAGGFAYLSWPGTREPVHIPAAGAVAAVVDAARRSFELILVDIGRSEEGLGTLAWDCDRILLLTKAHLKSAVAAARVLNELPPIDAGLLVRGSGATSVDAPVIAESLGLPLMGVLPEIRGVATGTELGRLLEIGRRKSISRFAGAVLELSGGVQ, translated from the coding sequence ATGAGCAAGCGAGATCGTCGGCAGAGGCAACCCGCACACATCCAGCAGACCACTGACAATTACGGGCACCCCCACAAGAAAGCAGTTGAAGGGGACCCGGACGGATCTTGGCTGCCACGCGAAGCCGTCGGCATTCTGCTCGTTTCCGCTGACTCCTACCTTCAGGAAGAGGCCAAACGGATAGTCGCGGCTGCAGGGGGGAGTCTCCGTTTAGCCGCGGACGTGGCCGAAGCCGTCCACGGCTGGGACAATGCCGACGTCGTGTTGGTAGGCAGCGATATTCGCGACTTGCCGCCCAGGCGAAGGGCTCCTACGGTGTTGCTCGGCAAAGCCTCTGAAGGTGACGGGTTGTGGCGTCTAGCCGCTTCGCTCGGAGCTGAGCGCGTCGCAGTCCTTCCCGAGGCCGCCGCCTGGCTGGCCGAACACCTGAGCATGTCCGGCTCTCCGGATCCTGGCGGTACGGTGATGGGAATCATCGGTGGCAGTGGTGGGGCGGGAACTACCACCACTGCCATCTGGCTTGCCCAAGCTGCCGCCGGTCATGGCATCAGCACCATGCTCATCGACGGCGACCGCTGGGGTGGTGGCCTTGAGCTGGCGGTGACGGCTGACGAAGTTCCCGGTCTCCGATGGCCGGACTTCGCCGAAACCAGGGGCAGCATTGATCCATCCCAATTCCGGGATTCACTGCCGGTTGCCGGCGGCTTCGCCTACCTGTCCTGGCCTGGGACCCGTGAACCGGTCCACATCCCGGCGGCCGGCGCCGTGGCCGCTGTGGTTGACGCCGCACGCCGGAGCTTCGAGCTCATCCTGGTTGACATCGGACGCAGTGAGGAGGGACTGGGCACGCTCGCGTGGGACTGCGACAGGATCTTGCTGCTAACCAAAGCCCACCTCAAATCCGCAGTGGCGGCCGCGCGCGTCCTCAACGAACTTCCGCCCATAGATGCTGGACTTCTGGTCCGCGGAAGCGGCGCCACCTCTGTGGATGCTCCAGTGATCGCGGAGTCTCTGGGGTTGCCGCTGATGGGTGTCCTGCCGGAGATCCGTGGAGTTGCTACGGGCACTGAGCTGGGGCGATTGCTGGAAATCGGACGCAGGAAATCAATCAGCCGCTTCGCCGGGGCTGTGCTGGAACTGAGCGGCGGCGTCCAGTGA
- a CDS encoding bifunctional 3'-5' exonuclease/DNA polymerase: MYLLLAAHQQGAAIQRISPTGKATADARVLTRGELPGVVREFETQRPRWVWHHAQDWYSELLTHGIELERCHDLALCGAILAHSEFTAHTDYARYAVKLTQDDDSAPPRALQPPPPPADQGALFEDLAQSNPKVGLAELREEFAAQQHAVSQVSEAHQQKQRLQLLLAAESACAMIALEMQHAGVPWREELHQQILADVLGPRPPLGHRPPALEALCAELRSILNSPGLNPDSPQDLMRALHRNGIEVKSTRQWELQESKHPAIQPLLAYKKLSRLHTANGWSWLDAWVRDGRFHPEYVVGGVVSGRWASRGGGALQIPRNIRAAVHADPGHKLIVADASQLEPRVLVALAQDTKMAEAARDKDLYAGIAAQGFGGDRAKAKIALLGAIYGATTGESGRLMPQLTRTYPRAVGFVEQAAREGEAGRTVTTRLGRSSPPPSPGWLRSQQSTTAEEQRRADNLARSRGRFTRNFVVQGSAAEWAACWLAELRRRLRTLRAEGSPSGELVFFLHDEVMIHAPVNAVDACIRAIEEAAASAKELMFGRIPVEFPVSLAVVDSYDKAK, encoded by the coding sequence ATGTATTTGCTGCTCGCCGCCCACCAGCAAGGCGCAGCCATACAAAGGATCTCCCCCACCGGCAAGGCCACTGCAGACGCACGCGTCCTCACCCGGGGTGAGTTGCCCGGCGTCGTGCGTGAATTCGAAACCCAGCGGCCCCGCTGGGTGTGGCACCACGCCCAGGACTGGTATTCGGAGCTGCTGACCCATGGCATAGAGCTGGAGCGTTGCCACGACCTCGCGCTCTGCGGAGCCATCCTTGCCCACTCCGAATTCACGGCGCACACGGATTATGCCCGGTATGCGGTCAAACTCACGCAGGACGACGACTCCGCACCACCCCGCGCTCTTCAGCCCCCACCGCCTCCCGCAGACCAGGGCGCTCTCTTCGAGGACCTGGCCCAGTCCAACCCCAAAGTGGGGTTGGCTGAACTCAGGGAGGAATTCGCGGCGCAACAGCACGCGGTCTCACAAGTCTCCGAAGCCCACCAACAGAAACAGCGCCTCCAACTACTGCTCGCCGCTGAGTCCGCTTGCGCGATGATCGCCCTGGAGATGCAGCACGCCGGCGTCCCCTGGCGAGAAGAGTTGCATCAGCAGATCCTCGCCGATGTTTTGGGGCCCCGGCCACCGCTTGGGCACCGTCCACCGGCACTTGAGGCTCTTTGCGCCGAGCTCAGGAGCATCCTCAACTCCCCCGGCCTGAATCCGGATTCCCCGCAGGACCTCATGCGCGCCTTGCACCGGAACGGGATCGAGGTTAAGAGCACCCGGCAGTGGGAGCTTCAGGAATCCAAGCATCCGGCCATCCAGCCGTTGCTCGCCTACAAGAAGCTCTCCCGTCTGCACACCGCCAACGGCTGGTCTTGGCTGGACGCCTGGGTGCGTGACGGGCGGTTCCATCCCGAGTACGTGGTGGGTGGGGTTGTGTCGGGGCGTTGGGCTTCGCGCGGTGGCGGCGCCCTCCAGATCCCGCGAAATATCCGGGCAGCGGTCCATGCGGATCCCGGGCACAAGCTCATTGTTGCCGACGCCTCCCAACTGGAGCCGCGTGTTCTCGTGGCGCTGGCCCAAGACACGAAAATGGCAGAGGCAGCACGGGACAAGGACCTCTACGCAGGCATCGCAGCCCAAGGCTTTGGGGGTGATCGGGCCAAGGCGAAAATTGCCCTGCTGGGAGCTATTTACGGCGCCACCACGGGCGAGTCGGGGCGGCTTATGCCGCAGCTCACGCGGACCTATCCACGCGCTGTCGGCTTCGTGGAGCAAGCAGCGCGCGAGGGCGAAGCAGGCCGAACCGTCACCACCCGGCTGGGCAGAAGCAGCCCACCGCCGTCGCCCGGCTGGCTGCGCAGCCAGCAATCCACCACCGCCGAGGAACAGCGGCGCGCCGACAATCTTGCCCGATCACGGGGCCGTTTCACCCGCAACTTCGTGGTGCAGGGCTCGGCTGCTGAGTGGGCGGCCTGCTGGTTGGCAGAATTACGACGACGGCTGCGAACCTTACGCGCCGAAGGCTCACCCAGCGGTGAACTCGTCTTTTTTCTCCACGATGAGGTGATGATTCACGCTCCAGTGAACGCCGTGGACGCCTGTATCCGCGCCATCGAAGAAGCGGCAGCATCGGCGAAGGAACTTATGTTCGGACGGATCCCTGTGGAGTTTCCAGTGAGCCTGGCCGTCGTCGATTCCTACGACAAAGCGAAGTAG
- a CDS encoding DUF1508 domain-containing protein: protein MAGRFEILKDNAEGYRFRLTAADGTVVAESPTFPHLEGVVAGINAVRENAATGLIVDRSTTAREAA, encoded by the coding sequence ATGGCTGGCAGGTTTGAAATTCTCAAGGACAATGCCGAGGGCTACCGGTTCCGCCTTACAGCGGCCGACGGTACGGTGGTTGCCGAGTCACCCACGTTCCCGCACCTCGAGGGTGTTGTGGCCGGCATCAACGCCGTACGGGAAAACGCCGCCACCGGTCTGATCGTGGACCGGTCCACGACGGCCCGCGAGGCAGCGTAA